A single window of Microbispora hainanensis DNA harbors:
- a CDS encoding gamma carbonic anhydrase family protein — MPYIADLDDDATPIIHPEAWVAPGAVIVGRVRLGRGANVWYGSVLRGDDERIEVGDEVNIQDLCCLHADPGEPAILEDRVSLGHRAMVHGAHVETGALVGIGAVVLGGAVVGAGSLIAAGAVVPPGRRIPAGVLVAGVPGKVVRELTDDDRASFARTPDNYLAKARRHAAASVRSR, encoded by the coding sequence ATGCCGTACATCGCCGACCTGGACGACGACGCCACACCGATCATCCACCCCGAGGCGTGGGTGGCCCCGGGGGCGGTGATCGTCGGGAGGGTGCGGCTCGGACGCGGCGCGAACGTCTGGTACGGCTCGGTGCTGCGCGGCGACGACGAACGCATCGAGGTCGGCGACGAGGTCAACATCCAGGACCTGTGCTGCCTGCACGCCGATCCCGGGGAGCCCGCGATCCTGGAAGACCGGGTGAGCCTCGGTCACCGGGCGATGGTGCACGGCGCGCACGTCGAGACCGGCGCGCTGGTGGGCATCGGTGCGGTCGTGCTCGGCGGGGCGGTCGTCGGGGCCGGGTCCCTGATCGCGGCGGGGGCCGTCGTGCCGCCCGGCCGCCGCATCCCGGCGGGCGTGCTGGTCGCGGGCGTCCCGGGAAAGGTCGTCCGCGAGCTCACCGACGACGACCGCGCCTCCTTCGCTCGGACGCCGGATAACTACCTCGCCAAGGCCCGCCGTCACGCCGCGGCCTCGGTTCGGTCCCGATGA
- a CDS encoding endonuclease/exonuclease/phosphatase family protein: protein MNVLTYNVCAAGNSAGTCVRDLTPERRKTWAGQVSALIRSRNVDVASFTEMCYAQVGLLKRALPGYRLVWYGYAKGGGPGREDRCRTLWSDLTPDTVPPDGKTFGIALALKNGIEGPPPLRRLLRADHAPSTPGETIHPRGLLCATGRVGPRRSVCCVTHVSDTETPRQIVDLVSAYAGDAPVILTGDFNREPGHNQLTDVYGMGLGQGGYTEVDAEPCGVARRGGEHTTRGGRKIDYIFASEADYRPGGAEVVRTDPELSDHLALTGTLIGTEPRPRRDGGPWRGSYPASERRRRGRRR, encoded by the coding sequence GTGAACGTCCTCACGTACAACGTCTGCGCGGCGGGCAACAGCGCCGGCACCTGCGTACGCGACCTCACCCCCGAGCGCCGAAAGACCTGGGCAGGTCAGGTCTCCGCGCTGATCCGGTCGAGGAACGTGGACGTCGCCTCGTTCACCGAGATGTGCTACGCCCAGGTGGGCCTGCTCAAGCGTGCGCTGCCCGGCTATCGGCTGGTCTGGTACGGCTACGCGAAGGGCGGCGGGCCGGGCCGCGAAGACCGGTGCCGCACACTGTGGAGCGACCTCACCCCGGACACGGTCCCGCCGGACGGCAAGACCTTCGGCATCGCGCTGGCGCTGAAGAACGGCATCGAGGGCCCGCCGCCGCTGCGGCGGCTGCTGCGCGCCGACCACGCCCCGTCCACACCGGGTGAGACGATCCACCCGCGCGGCCTGCTGTGCGCCACCGGCCGGGTCGGCCCGCGCCGGTCGGTCTGCTGCGTGACCCACGTCTCCGACACCGAGACCCCGCGTCAGATCGTCGATCTGGTGTCGGCGTACGCCGGGGACGCCCCGGTGATCCTCACCGGGGACTTCAACCGCGAGCCCGGCCACAACCAGCTCACCGACGTGTACGGCATGGGCCTCGGCCAGGGCGGCTACACCGAGGTCGACGCCGAGCCGTGCGGGGTCGCGCGCCGGGGCGGCGAGCACACCACACGCGGCGGCCGGAAGATCGACTACATCTTCGCGAGCGAGGCCGACTACCGTCCGGGCGGCGCCGAGGTCGTCAGGACCGACCCGGAGCTGTCGGACCACCTGGCGCTGACCGGCACGCTCATCGGGACCGAACCGAGGCCGCGGCGTGACGGCGGGCCTTGGCGAGGTAGTTATCCGGCGTCCGAGCGAAGGAGGCGCGGTCGTCGTCGGTGA